The sequence ACCCAGGCAGTATACGTATGTTCCATCGTAAGCATAACTAACCGGCACTACATAGGTAATTCCATCAGCATGACAACCAATCCGGCCAATAAATTGTGTATTGATTAGTTGTTCGATTTCGCTTGAATCTAAGGTTCCAAACATAACAATTGGTTATATCCAAAATTAATTGAGCAACAAGGCAACGGAGCTGACAAATGTCAGATCCTGTGCTGATAATGGTCAGGCTTCGGCAAGTGCTGCTGCTAAGGTAGGCCGGGCTTGTTCGCGGTAAACCCTTGGAGACAACCCTGTTGTTTCTTTGAAAAGCTTATTGAAGTTGGAGATGGTCTTATAGCCACAGCTGTACGCGATTTCAGAAACAGTCCAGTCACTGTCAAGAAGCAGTTTGCAGGCATTGTTAATTCGCACCTGGTTTAAAAATTCTACAAAGTGCATATTATTTCTTTTCTTAAACAACCTGCAAAAACTTTGTGGGGTTAAATTGGTGAGACGAGCTACATCTTTAAGCTGTATATCATTCCGGAAGTTTTCATTGACATAACGATAAACATCACAGAGACGGTCTTTTTCCGACCTGCTTTCTGCAGAATTAAAATTGTCAGAATTGATATATTCAAGGTCCTGTGATGAAGAAAGGAGGTGCAGGATTTCCAGCAAGCCCATTACTTTTTCAAATCCCTTCAGAGTAACCAGGGCTTCCATTTTTGAAGCAATCAGGTTCCTTGTGCGATGCTGGATTAAAATGCCGCTACGGGATTTGTTCAGAAGGTCTTTAATATGTGCAGCTTCTTCAATGGCAAAGATGCCGGCGTCAAAAAGGCTGGGATGGAAGTATACAACAATTGCTCTTGCCCTGGTGGTACTCAATCCTTGGTGGAAACTTTCATCATTAATCCAGATATGGGGAAGGTTCGGGCCGATCAGCACCATATCACCCGGTTCAAATGAAGTGATAAAATTCCCGACGATCCGTTTGCCGTAGCTTTCCTTAACGAAAACCAGTTCAAACTCAGGGTGTACATGTAGGGGAGAGCTAAAGAAACTATCATTCCTTTCAACCACTGAAAATAAACTGTTCAGTTTAATCGCGATTTCGGTTTGCAGAATCTTCATGTCACAATCGGTTATTTGGCTACAGCCAGGTACGCACTTAATAATATTATCTAATCTGTTCCTAAAATAAGTCAAATAAAATATACTTGGCCAAAAATAGTACTTGTTTTTGGGATGGGTAAAACTGCTTTTTTTACCATTAATCAAACTTTCCCTTAATTTAGATGCCCTTAGCGCAATCAACGATTAATGACACCTTCTGCCAACAAACCGAAAGTGCCCAATCTCTTATCTTTACAGAGAATGGTGGAACAGCAATTTGTGGAACATTTCAAAACTGCCCCTGACTTCTTAGTGAGCTCACCGGGAAGGATCAACCTTATTGGTGAACATACCGACTACAATAACGGATTTGTATTACCGGCCGCGATCGATAAACAAATGAACATAGCGGTCAGCAAACGCCAGGATGATGAACTGCATTTTGTGGCAGCTGACTTTAAGGATAGTTATACCGGATCTGTCCAAAAACTGGCCAAATCTTCGAAACAATGGCCGGATTATATTAATGGTGTTTTGAAGGAATTGCAAAACAAGGGGTACCGCTTAAGTGGAATGAACCTCGTAGTAAACAGTAATATACCCGCTGGTGGCGGATTGTCTTCCTCAGCCGCTCTTGAATGTTGTGTGGTATATGCGATGAATGAGATCTATGGTTTAGGACTCTCTAAGTTGGAAATGGTGAAAATAGCTCAGTCTGCTGAAAATAATTTTGTAGGACTCAATTGCGGCATTATGGACATGTTT comes from Flavihumibacter fluvii and encodes:
- a CDS encoding AraC family transcriptional regulator, whose protein sequence is MKILQTEIAIKLNSLFSVVERNDSFFSSPLHVHPEFELVFVKESYGKRIVGNFITSFEPGDMVLIGPNLPHIWINDESFHQGLSTTRARAIVVYFHPSLFDAGIFAIEEAAHIKDLLNKSRSGILIQHRTRNLIASKMEALVTLKGFEKVMGLLEILHLLSSSQDLEYINSDNFNSAESRSEKDRLCDVYRYVNENFRNDIQLKDVARLTNLTPQSFCRLFKKRNNMHFVEFLNQVRINNACKLLLDSDWTVSEIAYSCGYKTISNFNKLFKETTGLSPRVYREQARPTLAAALAEA